The following are encoded together in the Vibrio lentus genome:
- the tmk gene encoding dTMP kinase, with translation MNNRGKLIVICGIDGSGKTTLEEGLAHCLQEQGIDVLQTKQPSDRYRNDHHVRAYLDTGVRGISMEAMALLSAYDRLEHIEKVILPALESGTWVLCNRYVYSALAYFKHRGVDIDFVKAINAQVMEEDFAFLTDLPASVACERVRARDGSTAKFEEKNIEFMESVRQTLLDVFPPQYSTLDGTMTKAKLLNLALDHIQHEI, from the coding sequence GTGAATAACAGAGGGAAGCTAATAGTCATCTGCGGGATCGACGGCTCAGGAAAAACAACCCTTGAGGAGGGTCTTGCCCATTGCTTGCAGGAGCAAGGAATCGACGTTCTCCAAACCAAACAACCTTCCGATCGGTATCGCAATGACCATCATGTCCGCGCCTACCTGGATACAGGTGTTCGTGGGATCAGCATGGAAGCGATGGCGTTACTGTCCGCTTACGACCGATTAGAGCACATCGAAAAAGTCATTTTACCAGCCCTAGAATCGGGCACCTGGGTGCTCTGTAACCGGTATGTGTATTCTGCTCTGGCGTATTTCAAACACCGCGGGGTGGACATCGATTTTGTCAAAGCAATCAACGCTCAAGTGATGGAAGAAGATTTCGCTTTCCTGACCGATCTGCCTGCGTCAGTCGCGTGCGAACGAGTGCGCGCGAGGGACGGCAGCACGGCCAAATTCGAAGAAAAAAACATCGAGTTTATGGAGTCGGTCAGGCAGACGCTACTGGACGTCTTCCCCCCTCAGTATTCCACCCTAGATGGCACCATGACGAAAGCGAAACTATTAAACCTAGCATTGGACCACATCCAACATGAGATTTAA
- a CDS encoding alpha/beta fold hydrolase: MTTEIILLRGLFRGSYHWGNFTERLSTIFPDCPISCIDIPGNGYLSSEISPNTISGMVESVRNQRNRQGKVLILAVSMGGMVGLKWAELYPQEVESVICVNTTAKDFSPFYERLLPRNYLRIVKALFSSSLSREGAIYQMVSNQPFNRKTVNEWANHGQKYPISVANFWRQLRAATGFVVSRPQCELHFVASLNDGLVNSNATQAMAKKWGARVIVNEIDGHDVALDNPEWLLKVVGSIWLKAKQIVQE, from the coding sequence ATGACTACTGAAATAATATTACTAAGAGGTTTATTTCGAGGAAGTTATCATTGGGGTAATTTCACGGAGCGTTTATCCACTATTTTTCCTGATTGCCCAATTAGTTGTATTGATATTCCCGGCAATGGCTATTTGTCTTCGGAAATATCTCCAAATACCATTTCAGGAATGGTAGAAAGTGTTAGAAATCAACGCAATCGTCAAGGGAAAGTTCTTATCTTAGCTGTTTCAATGGGAGGGATGGTAGGTCTTAAATGGGCAGAATTATACCCACAGGAGGTCGAGTCAGTCATTTGCGTTAATACAACGGCAAAGGACTTTAGCCCTTTTTACGAAAGACTATTGCCACGAAACTATTTAAGAATTGTGAAAGCTTTGTTTTCGTCGTCGTTGAGTCGAGAAGGTGCGATTTATCAGATGGTTTCGAACCAACCATTTAATCGAAAGACAGTCAACGAGTGGGCGAACCACGGTCAAAAATATCCGATAAGTGTTGCAAATTTTTGGCGACAATTGAGAGCTGCTACTGGGTTCGTAGTCTCGAGGCCACAATGTGAACTACATTTTGTTGCTTCGTTAAATGATGGGCTTGTGAATTCTAATGCCACTCAAGCGATGGCTAAGAAGTGGGGTGCTCGGGTAATAGTTAATGAAATAGATGGGCATGATGTAGCGTTAGACAACCCTGAGTGGTTGCTGAAAGTTGTAGGGTCCATTTGGCTCAAAGCCAAACAAATTGTTCAAGAGTGA
- the pyrF gene encoding orotidine-5'-phosphate decarboxylase, translating into MRVPAKKWPRKTGIMFAVDVKSKAEAFRILDLISDDVDVIKFNYPLILKEGLSVITDIKARYGIPVFADIKIADVPVTNDRIIRLAAEAGADGVMAHGFIGVDAIQSMQQAAPETKIFLITQLTNPGGLDFSASFTQDFAEMARGLGLDGVQAPGNRPEVVAQVRDLVGPGLTIVCCGVGAQGGKYGHAIAAGADFEIIGRAIYQAEDPVETVKHIKAATQQALKTYEAKTLSLA; encoded by the coding sequence ATGAGAGTACCTGCCAAGAAATGGCCTAGGAAAACGGGCATTATGTTTGCCGTGGATGTGAAATCGAAAGCCGAAGCGTTTCGTATTTTAGATCTGATCAGTGATGATGTGGATGTGATCAAGTTTAACTACCCGCTGATTCTTAAAGAGGGGCTCAGCGTGATCACCGACATCAAAGCGCGCTACGGCATTCCTGTCTTTGCGGACATCAAGATTGCCGATGTCCCGGTCACCAACGACAGAATAATCCGATTGGCCGCCGAGGCGGGTGCCGATGGGGTCATGGCGCACGGCTTTATCGGGGTGGACGCCATTCAGTCAATGCAGCAGGCCGCCCCAGAGACCAAAATTTTCCTGATCACTCAACTGACCAACCCGGGCGGACTGGATTTTTCGGCCTCTTTTACCCAAGACTTTGCGGAAATGGCAAGAGGTTTGGGACTCGACGGCGTCCAAGCGCCGGGTAACCGCCCAGAAGTGGTTGCACAAGTGAGAGATCTCGTGGGGCCGGGTCTGACCATTGTCTGTTGTGGTGTTGGGGCGCAAGGCGGTAAATACGGCCATGCGATCGCGGCCGGGGCGGACTTTGAGATCATTGGTCGTGCGATTTATCAAGCCGAAGATCCCGTGGAGACAGTCAAACACATCAAAGCCGCAACCCAGCAAGCGCTCAAAACCTACGAAGCTAAGACGTTGTCTTTGGCCTAA
- the pyrF gene encoding orotidine-5'-phosphate decarboxylase, with protein MRFNEKLSNRIQQQQSFLCIGLDPDKAILSYYGFRDDIFTYNKAIIDATHHYAAAYKPQFAHYAAIGQEKQLQQTIAYIKSKYPTIPVILDSKRGDIGSTASNYALESYERYDVDAVTLNPYMGLETLAPYYDYQDRGCVVLVKTSNPGSKDFQALLLANGEKLYQSIANAVLAKFDEAQTLFVVGATSPEELAQLRQAHPNTTFLVPGFGAQGGDLEGVILSGMTREGQGLLLNVSRGITLVNDVEDFASYLKQVKLNAKIWHDNMKHLREKYHGE; from the coding sequence ATGAGATTTAACGAAAAGCTATCCAACCGTATCCAACAACAACAGTCCTTTCTGTGCATAGGCCTCGATCCGGACAAGGCAATCCTGAGTTATTACGGTTTTCGCGATGATATATTTACCTACAACAAAGCCATCATTGATGCGACCCATCATTATGCCGCGGCCTACAAACCCCAGTTTGCCCACTATGCGGCCATCGGACAGGAAAAACAGCTGCAACAAACCATCGCTTACATTAAATCTAAGTACCCGACCATTCCGGTGATCCTGGACTCGAAACGAGGCGATATTGGCTCGACGGCCAGCAACTATGCGCTCGAATCTTACGAACGCTATGACGTCGATGCGGTCACACTCAATCCTTACATGGGACTGGAGACTCTCGCCCCCTACTACGATTACCAGGACCGAGGTTGTGTAGTGTTGGTCAAAACCTCTAACCCCGGCTCGAAAGACTTTCAAGCTCTGTTACTCGCCAATGGTGAAAAACTATACCAATCGATCGCCAACGCGGTGTTAGCCAAGTTTGACGAAGCACAAACCTTGTTCGTCGTGGGGGCAACCAGCCCTGAGGAACTGGCCCAGCTGAGACAAGCACACCCCAACACTACGTTCTTGGTTCCGGGATTCGGTGCCCAAGGAGGCGATTTGGAGGGCGTGATTCTATCTGGCATGACCCGTGAGGGGCAAGGGTTGCTGCTCAATGTCTCCCGAGGTATTACGCTCGTCAACGATGTTGAAGACTTTGCCAGCTACCTAAAACAAGTCAAGCTGAACGCCAAAATTTGGCATGACAACATGAAGCACTTGAGAGAGAAATATCATGGAGAATGA
- a CDS encoding type II toxin-antitoxin system HipA family toxin → MVGKKYDTAKVSIFGKDVGALAEDTTTGIVSFEYFDEWLKTGFAISQRLPLEAGAFSFPTLNYPTYKGLPAAFADTLPDDFGNAVINAWLARQGRDPQSFSALERLLYTGSRGMGALEYTPALADTNKKQDESIKLDSLVAMAQLVLDERNNLDETIINEQEAEQALTGILQVGTSAGGARAKAVIAVNSDRTQIRSGQVNAPKGFEHFLLKFDGVVERSSTSEVFGDPKGFGLMEYAYYLMAKKAGINISHCELLKENGRAHFMTKRFDRVGNEKVHYQSLCAMDHADFKQPGGYSYEELFTLLRSLRLDRLSALEVFRRMAFNVIARNHDDHTKNWGFVINSTNKWELAPAFDLAYSYKPGSPWVESHQMSINGKRDNFTKQDLLGVVPPSLQGEAEAILSEVHATVTTWREIARDVGVEPSFLDEIESNHRLNLV, encoded by the coding sequence TTGGTAGGCAAGAAATACGACACAGCAAAAGTCAGTATATTCGGTAAAGATGTCGGCGCTCTAGCTGAAGATACTACGACCGGAATCGTTAGCTTTGAATACTTCGATGAGTGGCTAAAAACTGGGTTTGCCATTTCACAAAGACTCCCTCTTGAGGCTGGCGCGTTTAGTTTTCCCACTCTGAATTATCCAACCTATAAAGGCCTACCTGCAGCCTTCGCAGATACTCTACCCGATGACTTTGGTAATGCCGTAATCAATGCCTGGCTTGCACGCCAGGGCCGAGACCCACAATCTTTCAGTGCATTGGAAAGACTGCTCTATACCGGTTCACGAGGTATGGGAGCTCTTGAGTACACACCCGCATTAGCTGACACGAATAAAAAACAAGATGAATCAATTAAACTCGACTCACTTGTAGCAATGGCACAACTCGTCCTTGACGAAAGAAACAACCTAGATGAAACCATCATCAATGAGCAGGAAGCGGAGCAAGCCTTAACTGGCATCCTTCAAGTCGGCACCTCAGCTGGCGGTGCTAGAGCTAAAGCGGTTATCGCAGTCAACTCAGATCGCACGCAAATACGCTCAGGTCAGGTAAATGCTCCCAAAGGCTTCGAACACTTCCTATTAAAGTTTGATGGCGTTGTCGAACGCTCATCCACTAGTGAGGTATTTGGTGATCCTAAAGGCTTCGGCTTAATGGAATATGCCTATTACTTAATGGCCAAAAAAGCCGGCATCAATATCTCACATTGTGAATTATTAAAAGAAAACGGGCGTGCTCACTTCATGACAAAACGATTTGACCGCGTTGGAAACGAAAAAGTGCATTATCAATCTTTATGCGCTATGGATCACGCAGATTTCAAACAACCTGGCGGTTACAGTTATGAGGAACTCTTCACCCTATTGCGCTCACTGAGACTTGATCGACTATCAGCACTTGAAGTGTTTAGACGCATGGCCTTTAACGTGATTGCCCGCAACCACGATGACCACACAAAAAACTGGGGATTCGTTATCAATAGTACGAACAAGTGGGAACTCGCGCCAGCATTCGATCTAGCATATAGCTACAAACCCGGATCGCCTTGGGTAGAGAGCCATCAAATGTCGATCAACGGTAAGCGAGACAATTTTACCAAACAAGACTTACTAGGAGTCGTACCTCCATCACTACAAGGTGAGGCAGAAGCTATTTTAAGTGAGGTTCATGCCACCGTGACAACATGGCGAGAAATAGCAAGAGACGTAGGTGTCGAACCATCGTTCCTTGATGAAATAGAGTCCAACCACAGACTCAATCTAGTATGA
- the ltrA gene encoding group II intron reverse transcriptase/maturase, which produces MMVSKEISASSDGAQWQSIDWKSVEAHVLKLQMRIAKATREKKYGKVKSLQWLLTHSRSAKLLAVKRVSQNKGSKTSGIDGVIWNTDARRMKAVNQLSRKAYSAKPLKRIYIPKKNGKLRPLGIPCMIDRAQQALYLLALEPVSETFADLNSYGFRPNRSTADAVSQCFKCLALKRSAKWVLEGDIKACFDKIGHEWLMNNITVDKRMLEQWLKSGYVDKGLFYDTDEGTPQGGIISPTLMLITLAGIEQQIKSTALKKGARANFIGYADDFVVTCSSKEVLVNDIKPLIADFLAERGLTLSEEKTKITHIDDGFDFLGFNHRKYKGKLLIKPSKSNTLLFLRNLRELIKKHATIPVNDLIKLINPKLRGWASYYRHCVAKQVFGYVGHKVFQALWHWAVRRHPTKSKDWIVHKYFLNRKGQWQFHGWQKIMNMDCHFNLFQIAKVPIERHVKIRSAATPFDPQYQEYLAKRKPKRLARNSWKEPVPTAL; this is translated from the coding sequence ATGATGGTCTCGAAAGAGATTAGTGCATCTTCTGACGGCGCTCAATGGCAGTCCATCGACTGGAAATCCGTTGAAGCGCACGTATTAAAGCTTCAAATGCGTATCGCAAAAGCAACTAGAGAAAAGAAATACGGTAAGGTGAAGTCTTTACAGTGGCTCTTGACTCATTCTCGTTCAGCCAAGCTTCTTGCGGTTAAACGAGTCTCTCAGAATAAAGGCAGTAAAACGTCTGGAATAGACGGTGTTATCTGGAACACAGATGCACGCCGTATGAAAGCAGTCAATCAACTGAGTCGCAAGGCTTACTCTGCAAAACCACTCAAACGTATCTACATTCCCAAAAAGAACGGTAAGCTCAGGCCATTAGGCATTCCATGCATGATTGATAGAGCGCAACAAGCTCTATACCTTCTTGCATTAGAGCCTGTGTCCGAAACGTTTGCCGACCTCAATAGCTATGGGTTTAGGCCAAATCGCAGCACGGCTGACGCGGTCAGTCAGTGCTTCAAATGTTTGGCTCTAAAGCGATCAGCGAAATGGGTTCTTGAGGGAGATATTAAAGCTTGCTTCGACAAAATCGGGCATGAATGGCTTATGAACAATATCACGGTAGATAAACGTATGTTAGAGCAATGGTTAAAGTCTGGCTATGTGGATAAGGGACTGTTCTACGATACCGATGAGGGTACACCTCAAGGTGGAATAATCTCTCCAACTTTGATGCTAATAACTCTCGCGGGAATAGAGCAACAAATAAAATCTACAGCCCTGAAAAAGGGTGCTAGGGCCAACTTTATCGGTTACGCGGATGATTTCGTGGTCACCTGCTCTTCAAAGGAGGTGCTAGTGAATGATATCAAACCGTTGATTGCTGACTTTCTGGCAGAAAGAGGGTTAACCCTCTCCGAAGAGAAAACGAAGATCACTCATATTGATGATGGCTTTGACTTTCTGGGCTTCAATCATAGGAAGTACAAAGGGAAATTGCTCATTAAACCGAGTAAATCCAACACGTTGTTATTCTTGAGAAATCTAAGAGAACTCATTAAAAAGCACGCAACCATCCCTGTTAATGACCTTATCAAATTGATAAATCCGAAACTCAGAGGATGGGCGAGTTACTATCGCCACTGTGTTGCCAAACAAGTATTCGGGTATGTCGGCCACAAAGTATTCCAAGCGCTATGGCACTGGGCAGTTAGACGTCATCCAACTAAGTCCAAAGACTGGATTGTTCACAAGTATTTTCTTAATCGTAAAGGCCAGTGGCAATTTCACGGTTGGCAGAAAATCATGAACATGGACTGTCACTTCAATCTGTTCCAAATAGCGAAAGTGCCCATCGAGCGACACGTAAAAATCAGGAGTGCAGCGACCCCTTTTGATCCTCAATACCAAGAATACTTGGCGAAGAGAAAACCCAAAAGGCTAGCCCGCAACTCTTGGAAAGAACCTGTCCCGACTGCGTTATAA
- a CDS encoding helix-turn-helix transcriptional regulator: MKSNIYAMSDEALISELGRRIERRRLDHRSSLTQAQLAKKAGISRSTYQNMIEGRSTLINVIKVLRVLDSLEGIESFLPDPGISPVQLLKMKGKVRQRVKLASTPQQPKEEDLDW, encoded by the coding sequence ATGAAGTCGAATATATACGCAATGTCAGATGAAGCACTGATCAGTGAACTTGGCCGTCGAATCGAAAGACGAAGACTCGATCACCGTTCGTCACTTACTCAAGCACAGTTAGCTAAAAAGGCCGGAATCAGCCGGTCAACATACCAAAATATGATAGAGGGTAGATCAACCCTAATAAACGTCATCAAGGTACTCAGAGTGTTAGATTCATTGGAAGGCATTGAATCTTTCCTACCAGACCCTGGAATTAGCCCAGTACAACTTCTCAAAATGAAAGGGAAAGTACGCCAAAGGGTAAAGCTGGCCTCAACGCCACAACAACCTAAAGAGGAGGACTTAGATTGGTAG
- a CDS encoding aminotransferase class V-fold PLP-dependent enzyme → MLDGQGICYMDNASTSYPKPNLVHERISFHTKYGCGSFNRSAFDVTDQANSIPDVTRGLLSDLIKCKPEEIYFTSGATESLNYLIFGFLNKGDHVIISPCEHNSVTRPLNFLKEERDISVTTCHASLQSGFDTQQISELLQKNTRLVIINHVSNVLGIESPLAEIGVIAKHHPEIIFAVDASQSIGSIPIDVSQSHIDFLAFPGHKSLLGSSGIGGFYLSHQCKSRLKPIKFGGTGIKSIEPVMVEEGPHKFEVGTPNMLGIVGLRGALEHLSAKGIRAIEDHIKSLTRYLIDRLEGMDHVVTYLPGSCTPHGVVTINVPPLSPKDLSLILLQDFNIITRDGFHCAVSAHKIANSYPQGSVRISIGTMTTTEDVDYFCDSLELIK, encoded by the coding sequence ATGTTAGATGGACAAGGTATCTGTTATATGGACAACGCATCCACATCTTATCCCAAGCCTAATTTGGTTCATGAACGGATCAGTTTTCATACCAAGTATGGCTGCGGAAGCTTCAACCGTAGTGCGTTTGATGTTACGGATCAGGCTAATTCTATTCCTGACGTTACTCGCGGTTTACTGTCCGATTTAATAAAATGTAAACCCGAAGAAATATATTTTACGTCAGGTGCGACAGAATCACTGAATTACCTTATATTTGGTTTTCTGAATAAAGGTGATCACGTCATTATTTCTCCCTGTGAACATAATTCTGTTACTCGACCACTTAATTTTCTGAAAGAAGAACGAGATATTTCAGTAACGACTTGTCACGCCTCTCTACAGTCAGGTTTTGACACTCAGCAAATAAGTGAACTGCTCCAGAAAAATACCCGGCTTGTTATTATTAACCATGTGTCAAATGTGCTAGGCATTGAATCTCCGCTCGCTGAAATCGGTGTCATAGCTAAACATCACCCCGAGATCATTTTTGCTGTCGATGCATCTCAGTCTATTGGCAGTATTCCTATCGATGTCAGTCAAAGCCACATAGATTTTCTCGCTTTTCCCGGGCATAAGTCCTTGCTCGGTTCATCGGGTATCGGTGGGTTCTATCTCTCGCACCAGTGCAAATCAAGGTTGAAACCCATTAAGTTCGGTGGGACGGGGATAAAAAGTATTGAACCTGTGATGGTCGAAGAGGGGCCGCACAAATTTGAAGTGGGCACGCCAAATATGTTGGGGATTGTGGGTCTGCGTGGTGCTCTGGAGCATTTGTCCGCGAAAGGCATCCGGGCAATTGAAGACCACATTAAATCGCTGACCCGCTATTTGATCGACAGATTGGAGGGCATGGACCACGTCGTGACTTACCTGCCCGGATCGTGCACGCCCCATGGGGTGGTGACGATAAACGTCCCACCCTTGTCACCCAAAGATCTCTCTTTGATTCTGCTGCAGGATTTCAACATCATAACCAGAGACGGGTTTCATTGTGCGGTCAGCGCCCACAAAATCGCCAACAGCTATCCGCAAGGCAGTGTCAGGATCAGCATAGGAACCATGACCACCACTGAGGATGTCGACTATTTCTGCGACAGTCTCGAATTAATCAAGTAA
- a CDS encoding MATE family efflux transporter, with the protein MMVFPLIVQGVLTASLSYFDLLLLAKLGTEEVSAVALSGGILMVLLSIQIGFAQSVIALKGEEDAANVNAFYLALSMATLLSVLMGFSLWLNIEVIVDAVVSKPALNTLVSTYLSWLVFSLPVTQMTLCCGFFLRSYGKTKVTLTGFLIEVPINVLVSYWLIYPSTMGIEGAALGSLIARFVRLLWMGFHTVKHIHARQGQTTASIDRRVILKKISGLFGTSFASSVGGSAASVFLYAHLARLPSETFAGYSMIMSIQGMALTVMNAVASMIAVMAKMDIKNDPMSVVVSYSHEIDYFLRVSMVFFFFASIISVSVSGIALDLMLSSTLIMVSLDLGMKSLSSYFSVSYLKVFGFHRVAVTYEVLGRCFLQSSMVWLLVVVDIRQIIGYVMAVVVAETLTLCLLRRAFEQRKIEARSRYQGGRFNR; encoded by the coding sequence ATGATGGTCTTCCCCTTGATTGTTCAGGGGGTATTGACCGCGTCACTGTCATACTTTGACCTGTTACTACTAGCCAAACTCGGCACAGAAGAAGTGTCTGCTGTCGCCTTATCTGGCGGGATTCTGATGGTGCTGCTGTCGATTCAGATCGGTTTTGCGCAATCAGTGATCGCGTTGAAAGGCGAAGAGGATGCCGCCAACGTTAACGCTTTTTATCTGGCCTTATCGATGGCAACCCTGCTTTCGGTATTGATGGGTTTCTCGCTGTGGCTGAACATCGAGGTGATTGTCGACGCAGTGGTGAGTAAACCGGCTCTCAACACACTGGTCTCGACCTATCTATCGTGGCTCGTATTCTCTCTCCCCGTGACCCAAATGACCCTATGTTGTGGTTTTTTTCTGCGCAGTTATGGCAAAACCAAGGTCACATTAACGGGTTTTTTGATTGAAGTGCCCATCAATGTACTAGTGTCCTATTGGCTGATCTATCCTTCGACGATGGGGATTGAAGGTGCCGCTCTCGGGAGTCTGATTGCCCGCTTTGTCCGGTTGCTCTGGATGGGCTTTCATACGGTCAAACATATTCACGCACGACAAGGTCAGACAACTGCGTCCATTGACCGGCGAGTGATACTGAAAAAAATATCGGGTCTGTTTGGCACGTCCTTTGCCAGTAGTGTTGGGGGGAGCGCGGCGTCGGTATTTCTTTATGCACATCTGGCCCGCCTGCCAAGCGAGACATTTGCGGGGTATTCAATGATCATGAGCATTCAGGGCATGGCCTTAACGGTAATGAATGCGGTGGCATCAATGATTGCTGTCATGGCTAAAATGGACATTAAAAACGACCCTATGTCTGTCGTAGTGTCCTATTCTCATGAGATTGACTACTTTCTCCGCGTGTCTATGGTGTTCTTTTTCTTCGCTTCTATCATTAGTGTATCGGTGTCAGGTATAGCTCTGGATCTGATGCTGAGCAGTACTTTAATCATGGTTTCGTTAGATCTGGGGATGAAATCACTCAGTAGCTATTTTTCTGTGTCTTATCTCAAGGTGTTTGGCTTTCATCGTGTAGCGGTGACATATGAAGTGCTCGGCAGGTGTTTTTTGCAGTCGTCGATGGTTTGGCTGCTAGTGGTCGTCGATATCCGACAGATTATTGGGTATGTCATGGCCGTGGTAGTCGCAGAAACACTAACGTTGTGCTTACTAAGAAGAGCTTTTGAGCAAAGGAAGATAGAGGCTCGCTCACGTTATCAAGGTGGTAGATTTAACCGTTAA